In Pseudomonas sp. MYb327, one DNA window encodes the following:
- a CDS encoding ferredoxin--NADP reductase: MNNYLALRVARVIEETADARSLVFDVPEHLCERFHYQPGQFLTLRVPFEDGWLPRCYSLSSTPMLDEPLRVTIKRVHEGRASNWLCSELQAGQTLEVLPPAGVFVPRSLDGDLLLFGGGSGVTPVLSILRSALLAGTGRILLIYANRDEQSVIFKDQLKALAGAHPQRLQIIHWLDSVQGIPSVGQLAEMARPFIDAQAFICGPGPFMDASVSALKSLGMPDRRVHVERFVSLPGEGELPLVTSSEAAVAAQLSVRLDGEDFQLSCDSGETVLAAMERAGLNPPSACRVGGCASCMCTLESGDVELLHNDALDAGELAEGWILACQAVPTSAQLRIRFPE; encoded by the coding sequence ATGAACAATTATCTGGCCCTGCGCGTGGCGCGAGTGATCGAGGAAACCGCTGATGCGCGATCCCTGGTCTTCGACGTGCCGGAGCATCTGTGCGAACGCTTCCACTATCAACCCGGGCAGTTCCTGACCCTGCGCGTGCCGTTCGAGGACGGCTGGCTGCCCCGTTGTTATTCATTGTCCAGCACGCCGATGCTGGATGAGCCGTTACGGGTCACGATCAAGCGCGTGCACGAGGGGCGCGCCTCGAACTGGCTGTGCAGCGAGTTGCAGGCCGGCCAGACCCTGGAGGTGCTGCCGCCGGCGGGCGTGTTTGTGCCGCGCAGCCTCGACGGCGACTTGCTGTTATTTGGCGGCGGCAGTGGCGTGACCCCGGTGCTGTCGATCCTGCGTTCGGCATTGCTCGCCGGCACCGGCCGTATCCTGCTGATCTACGCCAACCGTGATGAGCAGTCGGTGATTTTCAAGGATCAGCTCAAGGCCCTGGCCGGTGCTCACCCGCAACGCCTGCAAATCATCCATTGGCTTGATTCGGTGCAGGGCATCCCCAGCGTTGGACAACTGGCTGAAATGGCGCGGCCATTCATCGATGCCCAGGCGTTCATTTGTGGTCCTGGCCCCTTCATGGACGCGAGCGTGAGCGCGCTCAAGAGTCTGGGCATGCCGGATCGCCGGGTGCATGTCGAGCGTTTCGTCTCGCTGCCCGGCGAAGGCGAATTGCCGTTGGTGACCAGCAGCGAGGCGGCGGTGGCCGCGCAGTTGTCAGTGCGCCTGGACGGCGAAGACTTCCAATTGTCCTGCGACAGCGGCGAAACCGTACTGGCCGCCATGGAGCGTGCCGGCCTCAACCCGCCCAGCGCCTGTCGTGTCGGTGGCTGCGCTTCGTGCATGTGCACGCTGGAAAGCGGTGACGTCGAGTTGTTGCACAACGACGCACTGGACGCAGGCGAACTGGCCGAAGGCTGGATCCTGGCCTGTCAGGCAGTCCCCACCAGCGCGCAACTGCGTATCCGCTTCCCCGAATGA
- a CDS encoding FadD3 family acyl-CoA ligase: MNQSLNLAAPLSAAPVTLAQLVFSSAERFAGRTAIEDNGQCIDFAQLPERVMGFTRGLMALGIQAGDRVGIWAPNSAEWILAALGIQCAGAVLVPINTRMKGLEAADVLERSGCRLLFVPQRFLDVDYPALLAPHRPASLEHLVMLDGDTSGLASDLTLAQFLRGAATIEADSARHRALAVGPEAMCDLLFTSGTTGKPKGVMSGHGQNLRAFTEYVRVIGLVPGDRYLIVNPFFHAFGYKAGWLTCLIGGATILPHAVFDAEQVFQRIARERISVLPGAPTLYLSLLAHPRLQQTDLSSLRIAVTGSASIPPSLIERMRNELGFAVVTTAYGLTECGGLATICDPQDSAQVIAGTSGQPIAGTEVSIRDPQNQVLDAGQTGEICLRGFHIMQGYFQNPEATREAIDAEGWLHTGDVGRLDAAGNLIITDRLKDMFIVGGFNCYPAEIEAALIRHPAIAQVAVIGIADERMGEVGCACVVLREGSELDEAQLIAWSREQMANYKVPRRVRFFSALPLNPSSKVAKNELRAVVANHAPA; the protein is encoded by the coding sequence ATGAATCAGAGCCTGAACCTTGCCGCGCCCCTGAGCGCGGCCCCTGTCACCCTGGCCCAGTTGGTCTTCAGCAGTGCCGAGCGTTTTGCCGGGCGCACGGCCATCGAGGACAACGGCCAGTGCATCGACTTCGCACAGCTGCCCGAGCGCGTCATGGGCTTTACCCGCGGCCTGATGGCCCTGGGGATCCAGGCCGGTGACCGGGTTGGCATCTGGGCGCCGAACAGTGCCGAGTGGATACTTGCCGCGCTGGGCATCCAGTGTGCCGGTGCGGTGCTGGTGCCGATCAACACGCGAATGAAAGGCCTTGAAGCCGCCGATGTGCTGGAACGTAGCGGCTGCCGGTTGTTGTTTGTCCCGCAGCGTTTTCTCGATGTCGACTACCCGGCATTGCTCGCGCCTCATCGGCCGGCCAGCCTCGAACACCTGGTCATGCTCGATGGCGACACGTCCGGGCTGGCTTCGGATTTGACCCTTGCACAGTTCCTGCGCGGCGCGGCGACCATCGAGGCCGACAGCGCCAGGCACCGTGCCTTGGCGGTCGGCCCCGAAGCGATGTGCGACCTGCTGTTCACCTCCGGCACCACCGGCAAACCCAAGGGCGTGATGAGCGGCCATGGGCAAAACCTGCGAGCCTTCACCGAGTACGTCAGGGTCATTGGCCTAGTGCCGGGCGACCGTTACCTCATCGTCAACCCGTTTTTTCATGCCTTCGGTTACAAGGCTGGCTGGCTGACCTGCCTGATCGGCGGGGCGACCATCCTGCCCCACGCAGTATTTGACGCCGAACAAGTGTTCCAGCGTATCGCCCGCGAGCGCATCAGTGTCCTGCCCGGTGCGCCGACCCTGTACCTGTCGCTGCTGGCCCATCCACGGCTTCAGCAGACCGACCTGTCGAGCCTGCGCATCGCGGTGACCGGTTCGGCGAGCATTCCACCCAGCCTGATCGAGCGCATGCGCAACGAGTTGGGGTTTGCCGTGGTGACTACCGCCTACGGCCTGACCGAGTGCGGCGGACTCGCGACGATCTGCGATCCGCAAGACTCGGCGCAAGTGATCGCCGGCACCAGCGGGCAGCCGATCGCCGGCACCGAAGTAAGCATCCGCGATCCGCAAAACCAAGTGCTGGACGCAGGGCAGACGGGTGAAATCTGTCTGCGTGGGTTTCACATCATGCAGGGCTATTTCCAGAACCCCGAAGCGACCCGCGAGGCCATCGACGCCGAAGGCTGGCTGCACACCGGCGATGTCGGGCGGCTGGACGCGGCGGGCAACCTGATCATCACCGACCGGCTGAAAGACATGTTCATCGTCGGTGGATTCAACTGCTACCCGGCGGAAATCGAAGCGGCGCTGATCCGCCATCCGGCGATTGCCCAGGTGGCGGTGATCGGCATCGCCGATGAGCGCATGGGCGAGGTCGGCTGTGCCTGTGTGGTGCTGCGCGAAGGCAGTGAACTCGACGAGGCGCAACTGATCGCCTGGAGCCGCGAGCAGATGGCCAATTACAAGGTGCCGCGCCGAGTGCGATTTTTCAGCGCGTTGCCACTCAACCCGTCGAGCAAGGTGGCGAAGAACGAACTGCGCGCGGTGGTTGCCAACCACGCTCCGGCATGA